The following are encoded in a window of Risungbinella massiliensis genomic DNA:
- the rpoC gene encoding DNA-directed RNA polymerase subunit beta' — protein sequence MLDVNNFEYMKIGLASPEKIRSWSRGEVKKPETINYRTLKPEKEGLFCEKIFGPQKDWECHCGKYKRVRYKGVVCDRCGVEVTRSKVRRERMGHIELAAPVSHIWYFKGIPSRMGLVLDMSPRSLEEIIYFASYVVVDPGPTPLEKKQLLSEKEFRNYREKYGKSFTAMMGAEAIKRLLGDIDLDREVELLKEELSTAQGQRRNRAVKRLEVLEAFRSSLNNPEWMVLDVLPVIPPELRPMVQLDGGRFATSDLNDLYRRVINRNNRLKRLLDLGAPDIIVQNEKRMLQEAVDALIDNGRRGRPVTGPGNRPLKSLSHMLKGKQGRFRQNLLGKRVDYSGRSVIVVGPNLKMYQCGLPKEMALELFKPFVMKELVAKGLAHNIKSAKRKVERIHPEVWDVLEEVIKEHPVLLNRAPTLHRLGIQAFEPILVEGRAIRLHPLVCTAYNADFDGDQMAVHVPLSAEAQAEARLLMLAAQNILNPKDGKPVATPSQDMVLGSYYLTVQKEGEKGEGSIFTSIGEAINAYQNEYVSLHSRIAVPARILKKTSLTEAQRKALLVTTVGKLIFNEIFPEEFPFINEPGKKNFQATPDQYFIFEKGANVLEFIQAMPEVGALRKKDLGAIVAECFRRFGTMMTSVILDRIKALGYTYSTKAGITMSVSDVNVPEEKQNILTEADQQVQTVMKQYRRGLITDDERYERVISIWSKAKDRVTEVLMRNMGRYNPIFMMANSGARGNVSQITQLAGMRGLMANPAGKIIEQPIRTNFREGLTVLEYFISTHGARKGLADTALRTADSGYLTRRLVDVAQDVIVREEDCGTDRGQLVSRIQEGNEIIEDLYDRIEGRVAFETIRHPQTQEVIVGRNEMIDEEKASEIIEAGIDRLVIRSVLACRTKHGVCKKCYGRNLALGNQVEIGEAVGIIAAQSIGEPGTQLTMRTFHTGGVAGDDITQGLPRIQELFEARNPKGQAVISEVTGKVIDIREVKDRREVEIEGEVESRVHTVPYGSRIRVDIGDTVEVGDELTEGSIDPKELLRIKGTKGVQEYILQEVQKVYRLQGVEINDKHVEVMIRQMMRKVRVMDAGQTELLPGSVVDIHEFEAANRKTLLKGEEPAVARPILLGITKASLETESFLSAASFQETTRVLTDAAIKGKVDRLLGLKENVIIGKLVPAGTGMNRYRSMKVQTANEVGAEDYGLPEKVLVD from the coding sequence GTGCTCGATGTTAACAACTTTGAATATATGAAAATCGGCTTGGCCTCTCCGGAAAAAATCCGCTCCTGGTCTCGAGGAGAGGTGAAAAAGCCGGAAACGATTAACTACCGGACGCTCAAACCGGAAAAAGAAGGTCTTTTTTGCGAAAAGATTTTTGGACCGCAAAAAGACTGGGAGTGTCACTGCGGAAAATACAAACGTGTTCGTTATAAAGGCGTAGTTTGTGATCGTTGTGGGGTAGAAGTTACCCGCAGTAAAGTTCGCCGTGAACGGATGGGTCACATTGAGTTAGCTGCTCCTGTTTCGCATATTTGGTACTTCAAAGGAATTCCTAGCCGGATGGGTCTGGTACTAGATATGTCTCCTCGTTCGTTAGAAGAGATTATCTATTTTGCTTCCTATGTTGTAGTGGACCCAGGTCCTACTCCTCTAGAGAAAAAACAACTTCTGTCAGAGAAAGAATTCCGCAACTACCGTGAGAAATACGGCAAATCATTCACTGCTATGATGGGTGCAGAAGCGATCAAACGGTTACTTGGCGATATTGATCTAGACCGGGAAGTAGAACTTCTAAAAGAAGAACTTTCCACAGCGCAAGGCCAACGTCGTAATCGTGCTGTAAAACGTTTAGAAGTACTAGAAGCATTCCGTTCTTCTCTGAACAATCCAGAGTGGATGGTATTAGATGTACTTCCTGTTATTCCTCCAGAACTTCGTCCTATGGTTCAGTTGGATGGGGGACGCTTTGCAACTTCGGACTTGAATGACCTATATCGTCGTGTTATTAACCGGAACAATCGTCTCAAAAGACTATTGGATCTTGGTGCACCAGATATTATCGTACAAAACGAAAAGCGGATGCTTCAAGAGGCAGTCGATGCGTTAATTGATAATGGTCGTCGTGGTCGACCAGTTACAGGTCCTGGTAATCGTCCTTTGAAATCCCTCTCCCATATGTTGAAAGGGAAACAAGGTCGTTTCCGCCAGAATTTGCTCGGAAAACGGGTTGACTACTCAGGTCGTTCCGTAATTGTTGTGGGACCAAACTTGAAAATGTATCAGTGTGGTCTACCGAAAGAAATGGCCCTAGAACTATTCAAACCTTTTGTGATGAAGGAATTGGTAGCAAAAGGGTTAGCACATAACATTAAGAGTGCGAAACGCAAAGTAGAACGGATTCACCCAGAAGTTTGGGATGTTCTAGAAGAAGTGATTAAAGAACATCCAGTACTTTTGAACCGTGCTCCTACGCTTCACCGTCTAGGTATTCAGGCCTTTGAACCAATTTTAGTAGAAGGGCGCGCTATTCGTTTGCATCCGCTTGTCTGTACGGCGTACAATGCGGATTTCGACGGTGACCAAATGGCGGTTCACGTTCCGCTGTCTGCAGAAGCACAGGCAGAAGCTCGCTTGCTGATGCTTGCAGCACAAAACATCTTGAACCCGAAAGACGGAAAACCAGTTGCTACTCCTTCTCAAGACATGGTATTGGGTAGTTATTACCTCACTGTTCAAAAAGAAGGGGAAAAAGGCGAAGGGTCCATTTTTACCTCGATCGGGGAAGCGATCAATGCTTACCAAAATGAATATGTCTCCTTGCACTCGCGTATTGCAGTTCCGGCTAGGATCTTGAAGAAGACCTCGCTTACAGAAGCGCAAAGAAAGGCACTCTTAGTCACGACCGTCGGGAAATTGATATTCAATGAGATTTTCCCAGAGGAGTTTCCTTTCATTAACGAACCAGGTAAAAAGAATTTCCAAGCAACTCCAGATCAATACTTTATTTTTGAAAAAGGTGCCAACGTTCTAGAGTTTATTCAGGCGATGCCAGAAGTTGGTGCTCTTCGTAAGAAAGATCTAGGAGCGATTGTTGCAGAGTGCTTCCGTCGCTTTGGAACGATGATGACTTCTGTGATTCTGGATCGGATTAAGGCACTAGGATATACCTACTCTACTAAAGCTGGTATTACCATGTCTGTTTCCGATGTTAATGTACCAGAGGAAAAGCAAAATATCCTAACAGAAGCGGATCAACAAGTTCAAACAGTAATGAAACAGTATCGTCGTGGTTTAATTACGGATGATGAACGTTATGAGCGTGTTATCTCGATCTGGAGTAAAGCCAAAGATCGTGTTACCGAAGTTCTGATGAGAAACATGGGAAGATACAACCCGATCTTCATGATGGCAAACTCTGGAGCGCGGGGTAACGTTTCTCAGATTACACAGCTTGCAGGTATGCGGGGTCTAATGGCCAACCCAGCAGGTAAAATTATCGAGCAACCGATTCGTACTAACTTCCGTGAAGGTTTGACTGTATTGGAGTACTTCATCTCCACACACGGTGCGCGAAAAGGTCTTGCTGATACTGCACTGCGTACCGCTGACTCTGGTTATCTCACCCGTCGTCTTGTCGATGTGGCACAAGATGTAATTGTTCGAGAAGAGGATTGTGGAACGGATAGAGGTCAATTGGTTAGCCGAATTCAAGAAGGTAACGAAATCATTGAAGATCTATATGATCGCATTGAAGGTCGGGTAGCGTTTGAAACAATACGCCATCCACAGACCCAAGAAGTGATTGTTGGACGTAATGAAATGATCGACGAAGAGAAAGCTTCTGAGATTATAGAAGCAGGAATTGATCGTCTTGTGATCCGTTCGGTACTTGCTTGTCGTACCAAGCATGGAGTATGTAAAAAGTGTTATGGTCGTAACTTAGCACTCGGTAACCAAGTAGAAATTGGAGAAGCAGTTGGAATTATTGCTGCTCAGTCTATTGGAGAGCCAGGTACCCAGCTCACCATGCGTACCTTCCATACTGGTGGGGTAGCGGGAGACGATATTACTCAAGGTCTACCTCGTATTCAGGAGCTATTTGAAGCACGTAATCCAAAAGGGCAAGCAGTTATCAGTGAAGTGACAGGGAAAGTGATCGATATTCGAGAGGTCAAAGATCGTCGCGAAGTAGAGATCGAAGGTGAAGTAGAATCTCGTGTTCACACAGTTCCTTATGGTTCCCGTATCCGCGTAGATATAGGGGATACAGTGGAAGTCGGGGATGAACTCACGGAAGGTTCGATCGATCCGAAGGAATTACTTCGGATCAAAGGAACCAAAGGGGTTCAAGAGTATATCTTACAAGAAGTACAAAAGGTATACCGCCTACAAGGGGTAGAAATCAACGATAAGCACGTAGAGGTTATGATCCGTCAAATGATGCGGAAAGTACGTGTGATGGATGCTGGACAAACAGAGCTACTACCAGGATCTGTTGTTGATATCCATGAGTTTGAAGCAGCAAACCGTAAGACTCTCTTAAAAGGAGAAGAGCCTGCGGTTGCACGTCCAATACTTCTTGGTATTACCAAAGCATCTCTTGAGACAGAATCCTTCTTGTCTGCGGCATCTTTCCAGGAGACGACTCGTGTCTTGACCGATGCAGCGATCAAAGGAAAAGTAGACCGTCTCTTAGGGCTTAAAGAGAATGTTATTATCGGAAAACTGGTGCCAGCAGGAACCGGAATGAACCGATATCGTTCCATGAAAGTCCAAACTGCCAATGAAGTAGGGGCAGAGGACTACGGTTTACCAGAAAAAGTATTAGTAGATTAA
- the rpsL gene encoding 30S ribosomal protein S12: MPTINQLIRKGRKDKVTQSKSPALQFGYNSFKKTEVAQSSPQKRGVCTRVGTMTPKKPNSALRKYARVRLSNGIEVTAYIPGIGHNLQEHSVVLVRGGRVKDLPGVRYHIVRGALDTAGVQNRMQARSKYGAKRPKK; encoded by the coding sequence ATGCCAACAATCAACCAGTTGATTCGTAAAGGTCGTAAAGATAAAGTAACCCAATCTAAGTCTCCAGCACTTCAATTTGGTTACAACAGCTTTAAAAAGACCGAGGTAGCACAGAGCTCTCCACAAAAACGTGGTGTATGTACTCGTGTAGGTACGATGACACCGAAAAAGCCTAACTCCGCTCTTCGGAAATATGCTCGTGTACGTCTCTCCAACGGGATTGAGGTTACAGCTTACATCCCAGGGATCGGACATAACTTGCAAGAGCATAGCGTGGTTCTCGTGCGTGGTGGTCGTGTAAAAGACTTACCAGGGGTACGTTACCATATCGTTCGTGGTGCGCTAGATACCGCAGGTGTTCAAAACCGTATGCAAGCTCGTTCTAAATACGGTGCGAAACGTCCTAAAAAGTAA
- the rpsG gene encoding 30S ribosomal protein S7, giving the protein MPRKGPVPRRDTLPDPIYNSKLVTRLINRLMYDGKKGTAQGLLYEAFDLIRERSGNDPMEVFEQALKNVMPVLEVKARRVGGANYQVPIEVKPERRTSLGLRWLVSYARLRNEKTMVDRLANEILDAANNTGAAVKKKEDTHRMAEANRAFAHYRW; this is encoded by the coding sequence ATGCCACGTAAAGGACCAGTACCTCGCCGTGATACGCTTCCAGATCCTATTTACAATAGTAAGTTGGTCACTCGCTTGATCAACCGACTGATGTATGACGGGAAAAAAGGAACAGCACAAGGACTACTTTATGAAGCATTCGACCTCATTCGTGAACGTTCTGGCAATGACCCAATGGAAGTTTTTGAGCAAGCACTTAAAAACGTAATGCCAGTATTGGAAGTAAAAGCACGCCGTGTTGGTGGTGCTAACTACCAAGTACCAATCGAGGTAAAACCAGAACGTCGTACGAGCCTTGGACTTCGTTGGTTGGTGAGCTACGCTCGTCTTCGCAATGAAAAAACCATGGTAGACCGTCTTGCGAATGAAATCTTAGATGCTGCAAACAACACTGGTGCAGCTGTTAAGAAAAAAGAAGATACCCACCGTATGGCAGAAGCGAACCGTGCGTTTGCTCACTATCGTTGGTAA
- the fusA gene encoding elongation factor G, whose translation MAREFSLQDTRNIGIMAHIDAGKTTTTERVLFYTGRVHKIGEVHEGAATMDWMEQEQERGITITSAATTAQWKGHRINIIDTPGHVDFTVEVERSLRVLDGAVGVFCAKGGVEPQSETVWRQADTYRVPRIAYVNKMDITGADFYSAVEQMKDRLRANAVPIQLPIGAESEYLGMIDLVKMKAIIYTDDLGTTSEEVEIPDEYKDKAEEYRTALIEAVAELDEELMEKYLEGEELTEEEIVSALRKGVCNVQITPVLCGSSYKNKGVQPLLDAVIAYLPSPLDVPAITGELPDGTESKRESSDEEPFAALAFKIMTDPYVGKLTFFRVYSGTLKSGSYVVNTTKDKRERVGRILQMHANSREEIPEVYSGDIAAAVGLKDTTTGDTLCDEKHPIILESMTFPEPVIEVAIEPKTKSDQDKMGIALAKLAEEDPTFKAYTDEETGQTVIGGMGELHLDIIVDRMKREFKVEANVGAPQVAYKETFRGSAKVEGKFVRQSGGKGQFGHVWVEFEPLEEGAGFEFVNKIVGGVVPREYIPAVQNGIEESMQNGVLAGYPLVDIRATLVDGSYHDVDSSEMAFKIAGSMALKAAKSKCNAVLLEPIMKVEVTMPEEYMGDVMGDVSSRRGRVEGMESRSGGQVVRAMVPLAEMFGYATSLRSRTQGRGNFSMEFDHYEEVPRNISDEIIKKASGN comes from the coding sequence ATGGCACGTGAGTTCTCCTTGCAAGATACACGGAACATTGGGATCATGGCTCACATCGACGCAGGTAAAACAACTACTACCGAACGGGTTCTTTTCTATACCGGTCGCGTTCACAAAATCGGAGAAGTGCACGAAGGTGCTGCTACGATGGACTGGATGGAGCAAGAGCAGGAGCGCGGTATTACCATTACCTCTGCTGCTACTACCGCTCAGTGGAAAGGTCATCGGATTAACATCATTGATACTCCGGGACACGTTGATTTTACTGTAGAAGTTGAGCGTTCCCTCCGCGTTCTAGACGGTGCGGTTGGTGTATTCTGCGCTAAAGGTGGCGTAGAACCTCAATCTGAGACTGTTTGGAGACAAGCGGATACTTATCGAGTTCCTCGTATTGCATATGTTAACAAAATGGATATCACTGGCGCTGATTTCTACAGTGCTGTAGAACAAATGAAAGACCGTCTTCGTGCGAATGCTGTACCAATTCAATTACCAATTGGTGCAGAAAGCGAATACCTAGGTATGATTGACCTAGTCAAAATGAAGGCAATCATCTATACAGATGACTTGGGTACCACTTCGGAAGAAGTTGAGATCCCAGATGAGTATAAAGACAAAGCAGAAGAATACCGTACTGCTCTTATAGAGGCAGTTGCCGAGCTCGATGAAGAGCTAATGGAAAAATACCTCGAAGGAGAAGAATTGACAGAAGAGGAGATCGTTAGTGCCCTTCGTAAAGGTGTATGTAACGTTCAAATCACTCCAGTTCTTTGCGGATCTTCTTATAAAAACAAAGGTGTTCAACCATTGTTGGATGCAGTTATTGCATACCTACCATCTCCTCTGGATGTACCAGCTATTACTGGTGAACTACCAGACGGAACGGAATCGAAGCGTGAATCTAGCGACGAAGAGCCTTTTGCGGCACTTGCGTTCAAGATCATGACCGATCCATATGTTGGGAAATTAACATTCTTCCGTGTCTACTCCGGAACTCTCAAATCTGGCTCCTATGTAGTGAACACTACGAAGGACAAACGTGAACGTGTAGGTCGGATCCTACAGATGCACGCAAACAGCCGGGAAGAGATTCCAGAAGTTTACTCTGGAGATATTGCAGCTGCGGTTGGTCTGAAGGATACTACGACTGGTGATACTCTCTGTGATGAGAAGCATCCTATTATCCTAGAATCCATGACCTTCCCAGAACCAGTTATCGAGGTTGCAATTGAACCAAAAACCAAGAGTGATCAAGATAAAATGGGTATTGCTTTAGCTAAATTGGCTGAAGAAGATCCAACCTTCAAAGCTTACACCGATGAAGAAACGGGACAAACGGTTATTGGTGGTATGGGTGAGCTTCACCTTGACATTATCGTAGACCGGATGAAACGTGAATTCAAAGTAGAAGCAAATGTTGGTGCACCTCAGGTTGCATACAAAGAAACTTTCCGTGGCTCTGCAAAAGTGGAAGGGAAATTTGTTCGCCAATCTGGTGGTAAAGGACAATTTGGTCATGTTTGGGTCGAGTTCGAACCGTTGGAAGAGGGTGCTGGCTTCGAGTTCGTGAACAAAATTGTTGGTGGTGTCGTTCCACGTGAATACATCCCAGCAGTTCAAAACGGAATCGAAGAGTCCATGCAAAATGGTGTCCTAGCAGGATATCCTCTTGTTGACATTCGTGCAACTCTTGTAGATGGATCTTACCATGATGTCGACTCCTCGGAGATGGCATTTAAGATCGCTGGGTCTATGGCTTTGAAAGCTGCTAAGTCTAAATGTAATGCAGTACTTTTGGAGCCAATTATGAAAGTAGAAGTTACCATGCCAGAGGAATACATGGGTGACGTTATGGGGGATGTCAGCTCTCGTCGTGGACGCGTAGAGGGTATGGAATCTCGTAGCGGTGGCCAAGTAGTTCGTGCTATGGTACCTCTAGCGGAAATGTTTGGTTATGCTACAAGCCTACGTTCCCGTACCCAAGGTCGCGGTAACTTCTCAATGGAGTTCGACCATTATGAAGAAGTTCCACGTAATATTTCTGATGAGATCATCAAAAAAGCTTCAGGTAACTGA
- the tuf gene encoding elongation factor Tu, with amino-acid sequence MAKAKFERTKPHVNIGTIGHVDHGKTTLTAAITTVLATKTGGATATAYDQIDKAPEERERGITIATAHVEYETEQRHYAHVDCPGHADYVKNMITGAAQMDGAILVVSAADGPMPQTREHILLSSLVGVQHIVVFLNKVDMVDDEELLELVEMEVRELLSEYNFPGDDIPVIAGSALKALEDPNGEYADKIVELMSAVDEYVPAPERDADKTFLMPVEDVFTITGRGTVATGRVERGVIKVGDEVEIIGLAEETRKTTVTGVEMFRKLLDQAEAGDNVGALLRGVNREDIQRGQVLVKPGTVKPHTKFKAQVYVLSKEEGGRHTPFFSNYRPQFFFRTTDVTGVVQLPEGTEMCMPGDNVEMNIELIAPIAIEDGTRFAIREGGRTVGAGTITAIFE; translated from the coding sequence ATGGCAAAAGCTAAATTTGAGCGTACAAAGCCACACGTTAACATTGGTACCATTGGTCACGTTGACCACGGTAAAACCACTCTAACTGCTGCGATCACTACTGTACTTGCAACTAAAACTGGTGGAGCAACTGCTACTGCTTACGACCAAATCGATAAAGCTCCAGAAGAGCGTGAGCGTGGAATCACCATCGCTACAGCACACGTTGAGTATGAAACTGAGCAACGTCACTATGCTCACGTTGACTGCCCAGGTCACGCTGACTATGTGAAAAACATGATTACTGGTGCTGCTCAAATGGACGGTGCGATCCTCGTTGTATCCGCTGCTGACGGTCCAATGCCACAAACTCGTGAGCACATCTTGCTTTCCAGCCTTGTAGGTGTACAACACATCGTTGTATTCTTGAACAAAGTAGACATGGTAGACGACGAAGAGTTGCTTGAACTCGTTGAGATGGAAGTTCGTGAACTTCTTTCCGAGTACAACTTCCCTGGCGATGACATTCCTGTAATTGCTGGTTCTGCTTTGAAAGCTTTGGAAGATCCAAATGGCGAATACGCTGACAAAATCGTTGAATTGATGAGCGCTGTAGACGAGTATGTTCCTGCTCCTGAGCGTGACGCTGACAAAACCTTCTTGATGCCAGTTGAGGATGTATTTACTATTACTGGTCGTGGTACCGTTGCTACTGGTCGTGTAGAGCGCGGTGTTATCAAAGTTGGGGATGAAGTAGAAATCATCGGTCTTGCTGAAGAAACACGCAAAACTACTGTTACTGGTGTAGAGATGTTCCGTAAACTTCTCGACCAAGCAGAAGCTGGTGACAACGTAGGTGCACTTCTTCGTGGTGTAAACCGTGAAGACATCCAACGTGGTCAAGTACTTGTAAAGCCTGGTACTGTGAAACCACATACCAAGTTTAAAGCTCAAGTATACGTTCTTTCTAAAGAAGAAGGTGGACGTCACACTCCATTCTTCTCCAACTATCGCCCTCAATTCTTCTTCCGTACGACTGACGTAACGGGTGTTGTTCAACTTCCAGAAGGTACTGAAATGTGCATGCCTGGAGATAACGTTGAAATGAACATCGAATTGATCGCTCCAATCGCGATTGAAGATGGTACTCGCTTTGCGATCCGTGAAGGTGGACGTACCGTTGGTGCTGGTACCATTACTGCTATCTTTGAATAA
- a CDS encoding ECF-type riboflavin transporter substrate-binding protein translates to MRKGKPPVFQLKTQTVVVIGIAAALYGLLSFATSYIPMGGNSLRPAVVILTLFGALYGPLVGFFAGFFGNVVGDLITGQIWINWCIGNGVLGMFAGFIYLHKRFNPNEGKFNWIHCVLILFYSVIGNAGGLGLAGTLDYLLQGIPPETVYSWIVLPTLTNLAFQSTLGLILITAFTQRKSNKNSLEIER, encoded by the coding sequence GTGAGAAAAGGAAAACCGCCCGTTTTTCAGCTTAAGACCCAAACAGTGGTAGTTATCGGGATCGCCGCAGCTTTATACGGACTTTTATCTTTTGCTACTAGTTATATTCCAATGGGAGGAAATAGTTTGCGTCCTGCCGTTGTAATATTGACTCTCTTTGGTGCTTTATATGGTCCACTTGTTGGGTTTTTTGCTGGTTTTTTTGGAAACGTTGTAGGTGATTTGATCACTGGTCAGATTTGGATTAACTGGTGTATTGGGAATGGAGTTCTTGGTATGTTTGCAGGTTTCATTTACTTACACAAAAGGTTTAATCCTAATGAAGGAAAATTCAACTGGATACATTGTGTCTTGATTCTATTCTACAGTGTTATAGGAAATGCTGGAGGGTTAGGATTAGCTGGAACTCTTGATTATTTGTTACAAGGTATTCCGCCAGAGACTGTGTATAGCTGGATCGTTCTACCCACATTGACTAACCTTGCGTTCCAATCTACATTAGGACTAATTTTGATTACTGCATTTACTCAGAGAAAGTCAAACAAAAATTCTCTTGAGATTGAAAGGTAA
- a CDS encoding ABC transporter ATP-binding protein, whose translation MDPIITTRKLSFTYHGVKQPTIQDLTFSIWPGEKVLIAGPSGSGKSTLARCLNGLIPNSYRGNLQGLIKIDGVNLQDATLRDLSHRVGTVLQDPEGQFVGLTVGEDVSFALENQRVPQNIMNQLVQSVLQQVGMESFIQHTPHQLSGGQKQKIALAGVLVLAPDILLFDEPFANLDPASTIVMMQLINELNMKHNKTIIIIEHCIEEVFEMGVDRVLLLHEGRLVANQSPHQILASGYLKEAGLRHPLFLEALENANIQFYDEAPCSINEWDMQYDELERVYDWVGYEKFYQNKTFGSNSVVDLERVSFSYDKQKPLLKNISLDIREHERIALLGHNGAGKSTLSQLLLGILKPDSGNIYLDGNNTASWSIADHGEVIGYVMQNPHHMLSQEIVWEEVAFGPRNYGFDEKEVEYRVAHALEVCGLRGYRNWPISALSFGQKKRVSIASVLSMKPKLLLLDEPTAGQDYRHYREMMQFINSLTHEGIALLMATHDMHLALEYTDRAIVLSDGRIVADAPTVEVFSDQELLEAANLRTTSLYGLAERLNIAPVSVLYRFLMDNEQAVYQ comes from the coding sequence ATGGATCCAATAATTACAACACGCAAGCTCTCCTTTACTTACCATGGTGTGAAGCAACCGACCATCCAAGATCTTACTTTTTCTATTTGGCCAGGAGAAAAGGTCTTGATAGCAGGACCAAGCGGCTCAGGTAAATCGACCCTTGCTCGTTGTCTAAATGGGCTGATACCCAACAGCTATCGAGGAAATTTACAAGGTTTGATCAAGATTGACGGTGTGAATCTACAAGATGCAACGTTACGAGATCTTTCTCATAGAGTAGGAACAGTCCTGCAAGATCCAGAGGGACAATTTGTTGGATTAACAGTAGGAGAAGACGTTTCATTTGCTCTAGAAAATCAGAGAGTACCTCAAAACATTATGAATCAGTTGGTTCAGTCTGTTCTTCAACAGGTAGGAATGGAATCTTTTATCCAACATACACCTCACCAGCTGTCAGGTGGTCAAAAGCAGAAAATTGCATTAGCTGGTGTTCTGGTATTAGCCCCAGATATTCTGCTATTTGACGAGCCTTTTGCCAATCTAGACCCTGCTAGTACAATTGTTATGATGCAGTTGATTAATGAATTGAATATGAAACACAACAAGACCATTATTATTATTGAGCATTGTATTGAAGAAGTTTTTGAGATGGGAGTAGATCGAGTTCTCCTGCTACATGAGGGACGACTCGTTGCAAATCAATCCCCACATCAAATCTTAGCTTCAGGTTATTTAAAAGAAGCTGGGCTTCGACATCCGTTATTCTTGGAAGCGTTGGAAAATGCCAATATTCAGTTCTACGATGAAGCACCATGTTCCATCAATGAATGGGATATGCAATATGACGAATTAGAAAGAGTATACGATTGGGTAGGGTATGAAAAGTTCTACCAAAATAAAACCTTTGGCTCTAATAGCGTAGTAGATTTAGAGCGAGTATCTTTCTCTTATGATAAACAAAAACCCCTTTTGAAAAATATTTCGCTAGATATACGAGAGCATGAAAGAATTGCTTTACTAGGTCATAATGGTGCTGGTAAATCTACACTTTCACAGCTACTTCTAGGCATTTTAAAGCCTGACAGCGGAAATATTTATTTAGATGGTAATAACACTGCTAGTTGGTCGATTGCGGACCATGGAGAAGTGATTGGTTATGTCATGCAGAACCCTCATCATATGCTCTCACAAGAAATCGTATGGGAAGAAGTAGCATTTGGACCTCGTAACTATGGATTCGATGAAAAAGAGGTAGAGTATAGAGTAGCTCATGCGTTGGAGGTCTGTGGATTAAGAGGGTATCGGAATTGGCCAATTTCTGCTTTAAGTTTTGGCCAAAAAAAGCGTGTCTCTATTGCGTCCGTACTTTCGATGAAACCGAAGCTACTTCTTTTGGATGAACCAACAGCAGGACAGGACTATCGACATTATCGGGAAATGATGCAATTTATTAACTCGCTTACTCATGAAGGGATTGCCTTACTTATGGCGACACATGATATGCACCTAGCATTAGAGTATACGGACCGTGCAATTGTGTTGTCGGATGGACGGATCGTGGCTGATGCTCCAACAGTAGAAGTCTTCTCAGATCAAGAATTATTAGAAGCAGCTAATCTCCGTACAACAAGCTTATATGGACTTGCTGAGAGATTAAACATTGCTCCGGTCTCTGTTCTATACCGGTTTTTAATGGATAATGAACAGGCGGTGTATCAATGA